From the Musa acuminata AAA Group cultivar baxijiao chromosome BXJ3-7, Cavendish_Baxijiao_AAA, whole genome shotgun sequence genome, one window contains:
- the LOC135642319 gene encoding cytochrome P450 78A6-like — MGSAVESGWVVSLSLAAKCGELSADPSRLLSLAFVVVVCWLATGLLHWVSPGGPAWGRYWWSRRRPWGLGGAIPGPSGLPVVGSMGLMSGLAHRKLAAAADAIPGARRLMALSLGDTRVVVTCDPDVARDILNSSDFAERPAKESAYGLMFHRAIGFAPYGAYWRNLRRIAATHLFSPKQIFAFGRHRAEIAAQMVRALDGLASEPVQVRRIVKQASLNHVMWFVFGKQYDLERETDELKELRSLVEEGYELLGKLNWSDHLPVLAGLDLQRVRSGCSGLVRRVDRFVGRIIEEHRVERGRDTKAAPGDFVDVLLSLQGSDRLSDSDMVAVLWEMIFRGTDTVAVLIEWVLARLVIHGEVQTRVQAELDGVVGRDRAVTASEAIEALPYLQAVIKETLRVHPPGPLLSWARMSTSDASVGGRTVVPAGTTVMVNMWAIARDPTAWPDPLRFDPVRFLAPGGRAAEFPVMGSDLRLAPFGSGRRSCPGKGLAMATVELWVAALAHEFEWRTPSDADVDLSEVLRLSCEMAAPLTVTLRRRRRRRGREMA; from the exons ATGGGATCCGCGGTGGAGAGCGGGTGGGTCGTGTCACTCTCTCTAGCCGCCAAATGTGGTGAGCTCTCCGCAGACCCCTCCCGCCTTCTTTCTCTCGCTTTCGTCGTCGTGGTTTGCTGGCTGGCGACTGGTTTGCTCCACTGGGTCTCCCCCGGCGGTCCAGCTTGGGGAAGGTACTGGTGGAGCCGGCGGCGGCCCTGGGGCCTCGGCGGTGCCATCCCCGGGCCCAGCGGACTCCCCGTGGTCGGGAGCATGGGCCTCATGTCCGGCCTCgcgcaccggaagctcgccgccgCCGCGGACGCCATCCCCGGCGCCCGGCGGCTCATGGCGCTAAGCCTGGGTGACACCCGGGTGGTCGTCACCTGCGACCCGGACGTGGCCAGGGACATCCTCAACAGCTCCGACTTCGCCGAGCGGCCGGCCAAGGAGTCGGCCTACGGTCTCATGTTCCACCGCGCCATCGGCTTCGCCCCCTACGGCGCGTACTGGCGCAACCTGCGGAGGATTGCGGCCACCCACCTCTTCTCCCCCAAGCAGATATTCGCCTTCGGCCGCCACCGCGCTGAGATCGCCGCGCAGATGGTGCGCGCCCTCGACGGTCTCGCATCCGAGCCCGTGCAGGTCCGCAGGATCGTGAAGCAAGCGTCCCTGAACCACGTCATGTGGTTCGTCTTCGGAAAGCAGTACGACCTCGAGCGAGAGACCGATGAGTTGAAGGAGCTGAGAAGCTTAGTAGAAGAAGGTTACGAGCTCCTGGGGAAGCTCAACTGGTCGGACCACCTGCCGGTGCTCGCTGGCTTGGACCTGCAGCGAGTGCGGTCGGGCTGCTCGGGGCTTGTCCGCCGAGTCGACCGGTTCGTGGGCCGCATCATCGAGGAGCACCGAGTCGAGCGCGGGCGGGACACGAAGGCCGCTCCCGGGGACTTCGTCGACGTTCTGTTGTCGCTGCAGGGTTCCGATAGGTTATCCGACTCCGACATGGTCGCAGTTCTCTGG GAGATGATATTTCGGGGTACGGACACAGTGGCGGTGCTAATAGAGTGGGTGCTAGCGAGGCTGGTGATCCATGGGGAGGTGCAAACTAGGGTGCAGGCGGAGCTGGACGGGGTGGTGGGGAGGGACCGGGCGGTGACGGCATCCGAGGCCATTGAGGCGCTGCCGTACCTTCAAGCGGTGATCAAGGAGACGCTGCGGGTGCACCCTCCGGGCCCGCTTCTCTCGTGGGCTCGCATGTCCACATCGGACGCGAGCGTGGGCGGGCGAACTGTCGTGCCCGCGGGGACCACCGTGATGGTCAACATGTGGGCCATCGCACGCGACCCGACGGCGTGGCCCGACCCTCTCCGGTTTGACCCGGTCCGGTTCCTGGCCCCGGGCGGGCGCGCGGCCGAGTTCCCGGTAATGGGCTCGGACCTGCGGCTGGCGCCGTTCGGCTCCGGCAGGCGTAGCTGTCCGGGGAAGGGGCTGGCCATGGCCACGGTCGAGTTGTGGGTGGCGGCGCTGGCGCACGAGTTCGAGTGGCGGACACCGTCCGACGCTGACGTCGACCTCTCAGAGGTGCTGCGGCTCTCCTGCGAGATGGCGGCGCCACTTACCGTGACgctccggcggcggcggcggcggcgggggcgggAGATGGCCTGA
- the LOC135642908 gene encoding EIN3-binding F-box protein 1-like, whose product MEGLRFPVKKARVSSQMDHKRVQVGGQDLIDDLPDELLVHIFSFIPAIRDRCCCGAVSKKWSLLQASMPRSDYISRGFLLPRPTQEISRSFRGSEANDTRLVAMAIGIDARGVLTNLSVIGTLTDSSPPPPSGHRSISDVGLSIVAGACKSLKSLSLFKCPKITGWGIGSVGHCIGLERLELVDAMSVTDDGLVILAIRCLNLSSLSLVSCPNVGNHSLQAFAKYSRKLKSVTLASCPLITDSGIVSLVANRSGLETVKIAFMKLSDIVLQAIACYSRKIQILLLDNVWGVSDMGYCWIGLARELKCLVLKACVGLSDRCLARVSSASFAGIRKLAINNCSLISDWGLFELTSSARELENVLLHSCKSFTYRGLMVAIGNCSQSLKTLALIKCDFLDEQRDQANSFPLAQHCPLLETVKVDQCRGIGDDFILWIGASCKQVTDVSFTRMDSITDRGIRCFLSQLKGSNKMARVDLTGCTRVGNWSVWAITRECKASLKRLVLRGCGRVNDRGAAVIARRCAKLVELDLGGCDISDEGVKKLARDEPIDLEVISLAGCTRITDRSLLVLKKYMGPGLERVNVAGCTGVSKAVINWLKLYIDEVDY is encoded by the coding sequence ATGGAAGGACTACGATTCCCAGTGAAGAAGGCGAGGGTTAGTTCACAGATGGACCACAAGCGGGTGCAAGTCGGAGGTCAGGATCTTATTGATGATCTTCCAGATGAGCTGCTAGTTCACATCTTTAGCTTCATTCCGGCGATCAGGGACCGCTGCTGTTGCGGCGCCGTCTCCAAGAAATGGTCACTGCTTCAAGCCTCCATGCCGAGGTCCGACTACATCTCCCGTGGCTTCCTTCTTCCCCGGCCGACCCAGGAGATCTCCAGAAGCTTCAGAGGTAGTGAGGCCAACGACACGAGGCTCGTGGCCATGGCGATAGGAATCGATGCACGTGGGGTGCTAACCAACCTCTCCGTCATCGGGACTCTCACCGATTCATCTCCTCCTCCGCCTTCAGGTCATCGTTCGATCTCAGATGTCGGCCTGTCGATCGTAGCCGGAGCCTGCAAGAGCCTCAAGTCTCTATCTCTCTTCAAGTGTCCCAAGATCACTGGCTGGGGCATCGGATCCGTCGGGCACTGCATTGGCTTGGAGAGACTAGAGCTCGTCGATGCGATGTCGGTCACCGACGACGGTCTCGTAATCCTTGCGATCAGATGCCTGAATCTTTCGTCACTGAGCTTGGTGTCATGTCCGAACGTCGGCAACCACTCACTTCAGGCCTTCGCCAAGTACTCGAGGAAGCTCAAGTCGGTGACGCTCGCAAGCTGCCCTCTCATTACTGATTCCGGCATTGTTTCACTGGTCGCCAACCGATCCGGTTTAGAAACGGTCAAGATTGCATTCATGAAGTTGAGCGACATCGTCTTACAAGCAATCGCATGTTACAGCCGGAAGATACAGATTTTGCTGCTAGATAACGTCTGGGGAGTATCGGACATGGGATACTGCTGGATCGGACTGGCCAGGGAGCTCAAATGCCTTGTACTGAAAGCTTGCGTTGGTCTGTCAGATAGATGCTTGGCGAGGGTCTCATCCGCTAGCTTTGCCGGCATTAGGAAGTTGGCGATAAACAACTGTTCCTTGATATCTGATTGGGGTCTTTTCGAGCTCACGAGTTCGGCGAGGGAGCTGGAGAATGTCCTTCTCCATAGCTGCAAGTCTTTTACTTACAGAGGCCTCATGGTTGCCATAGGGAACTGCAGCCAAAGTCTAAAGACGCTGGCTCTGATTAAGTGTGATTTCTTAGATGAACAACGAGATCAGGCTAACtcgtttcctctggcccaacactgTCCATTGCTGGAGACTGTGAAGGTGGATCAGTGCCGGGGGATTGGAGACGACTTCATCTTATGGATCGGGGCGTCCTGCAAGCAAGTGACAGACGTGAGCTTCACGCGCATGGACTCCATCACGGACCGTGGCATCCGTTGCTTCCTGAGCCAGCTAAAAGGGTCGAACAAGATGGCCAGGGTGGACTTGACGGGGTGCACCCGAGTCGGCAACTGGAGCGTGTGGGCCATAACGAGGGAATGCAAGGCGAGCCTGAAGCGCCTGGTCCTGAGAGGGTGCGGCCGCGTGAACGACCGCGGCGCGGCGGTGATCGCGAGGCGGTGCGCCAAGCTGGTGGAGCTCGACCTCGGCGGGTGCGACATCAGCGACGAGGGGGTGAAGAAGCTAGCCCGAGACGAGCCCATAGACCTGGAAGTGATCTCCCTCGCGGGCTGCACCAGGATCACCGACCGGAGTCTGCTGGTGCTGAAGAAGTACATGGGGCCAGGGTTGGAGAGGGTGAATGTCGCCGGATGCACCGGAGTCAGCAAAGCCGTCATCAACTGGTTGAAGCTTTACATCGACGAAGTCGATTACTGA